TATTTTATTCCTCTTTTTCTTATTCTCACGATCGCTTCTCTTTTTAGCACTTCCATTGAAGAAATTAAAAGCCTGCATAGCAACGTAGAGAAAGAGATTAAAGTAGATCTACGCAGTCCCGTTTTCGTAGAGGGTGTATTATCTACTTCTGAAGGAGGTGTTATTACAGGCCCAAATCTACGTATTCAAGCCCGTCATATTATTTACACCCGCAAGGCTACAAAAGAAGGACTTATCTTTCAGGTGACAGCCAAAGGAGACGTAGCTTTAGACTGGGGAGAAAATTTTTTTATAGGAGAGTCTCTTGAGTACAATTTTTTGACTAAAACAGGGAAGATCTATGAGGCACGGTCTGCCGTCGAACCCTGGTATTTCGGAGGACGTGCGATCGAGCTCTATGCCGATGGTTCCTACCTTATCCATGAAGGCTTTGTCACCACTTCAGAAAATTACTATACTGATTGGCAAGTAACAACAGCCAAAGCGCGACTTCGCGAAAAGCACCTTTTTGATGCTAAAAACATTCAATTTCATTTTGTCCACTTTCCAATTTTGTGCCTTCCTTCATTTAAAGCTAACTTAAACGCCATGTTCGATAACCCTCTACGCTTTAATGTTACATGGCGCGGAGGACAGAATACTCGCCTTGAAATGCAGTATAAACTATTTTCTTGGGGAAGCCTTAAAAACTTTTTGCGGCTTGATTATAGAATTAAGAGGGGCTTAGGAGGGGGCTTCTATACCCTTTATCATTCAGAAAACAATCAAGAAAAACTCGAAATGATCAATTATATAGCAAGAGATTCATCGGTAGATCAACCAAGCCAACGCACGCGCTATAGATTCCAGGGTGCATATACTAAAATATGTGATAGAAAAGGAGTCAGTATCCATACAACTTGGGATAAACTTAGCGATATCGATATGGCTACAGACTATATGGATAAAAATTTAGATATTGAAACGGCAGGCAAAACCCAATTGCAAGTTAAATTTCAGCAGAGTGACGCTTGGAAAGCTAATTTTTTTGCTCGTATACGAGCCAATACTTTTCAAACGGTTAAGCAAGAATTACCCTCTTTGGAAATAAGCATTCGGCCTTTTTCTCTGGGTTCTACCGGAATAATATCAGAAAATTTTTGGCGCCTTTCTTATCTAGACTTTCAGTATGCTAAGCATTCCCAGCATGTTTATAATTTCAACTCTACGCGTGCGCAATTTTATCATAAATTATACCGCTCGTATCGAACCGGTCCTTTTACCACCACTCCTGAAGTTGGAGCTTCGGCGATCTATTATGGAAGCAATCCTCACGCACCTAACCATTGGGTGACCCTAGGAATGTTTTCTGTGGAAACAAATACTCAGCTTAGACGCCATTATTCTGGTTTCAAGCATGTCATCAAACCTTACGTAAAATATAAGTACTATACTAGACCGGGTATAAAACCCAATAAACATTACATTTTTGACATACAGGATGGATGGTACCAGTTGAATATGCTTACTTGGGGAGTCGATCACAGCTTTTATTATGCTCGCCAAGAAAAAGGCTTAGACCTCTGGATGCGATGGCAACTATTTGCTCATACTTTTATTAACACGCCTACCATTAAACGTGCGACTCCTAAAATTTACAGTCGTTTGACCTGGAATTTGCTTCCCACCTTGCGTCATACTTTTACTGCAGGCTGGGATATGCAACGCCATCAATGGGATCATTTCAATTTTCGCAACGAATGGACGATTAATCGCCAGGCGGCCTTATCTTTAGAATGGAGACATCGCGGATCTTTTGCTTGGCGTAAAGCTGATCAATGGAATTTCATTTTAGATTCTTTTCATTCGGAGAAAAAGTTAAAAGGCTCTCAACTTTCTGATAGAAGAGATACTTTGCTAATCCATCTATTTTATCGATGGCACCCCAACTGGGCGGTAGAATTTGAATCGCGGCATGGATGGAACCGTCGCCATGAACCCAATTACAGTGAATATGAAATCGACATTTTAGCTACTGTACAAAAAGCATGGAATATTAAGTTATCTTATCAAAGGAAAGAATATGATAAGAAAGATAACCGCATAGCCCTTTATTTTAATCTAGGTTTAAGTCGGCCCAGCCATACCCCTTATCCGCCTGCCGTGCCCCTATTAAATCTTTAAATTCTAAAGCCTTTCTGCTTTTAGGATTTTAAATCATCTGGTAAGATGTGTGGGCTTAAATTGAATATAGCTAGAGGCTTTTATGGAACTGCTCATTATTGGAACAGGATATGTAGGTTTGGTGTCAGGGACTTGCTTGGCTGAAATGGGTCATCATGTGACATGCCTTGATATCAATGAAAAAAAAATTCATCAGCTTAAACAAGGCTATATTCCTATTTACGAGCCTGGCTTAGAGGAAATGGTTAAAAGAAATGTGAAAGCGTCGCGTTTAAAATTTTCTACTAGCTACGCTGAAGCTCTAGCCAATAGCCAAGTGTGTTTTATCTGTGTAGATACTCCTCATCAGGAAAATGGCGAAGCTGATCTGCGTTTTGTCCATCATGTAGCCGCAGCCATTGCAGAACACATGACAGATTATCGAGTAATTGTTAACAAATCCACAGTGCCTGTAGGAACTGCTAATTTCGTCTCTAGCGTCATTGCTGCAGGCCTGCAAAGAAGGGGCCTGTCAATTGATTTTGATGTAGCCTCCAACCCTGAATTTTTAAAAGAAGGCTGTGCTATCCAGGACTTTATGAAGCCTGATAGAGTGATCATAGGAACTGATAAGGCGACGGTAGCTCAAATCATGCAAGAAATTTACAGTCCTTTCATGCTTAGTCATGAGCGTTTGATGATCATGGATATTGCTTCTGCTGAAATGACTAAATACGCTGCTAATGCTATGTTAGCTACGCGCATCTCTTTCATGAATGAATTAGCTGGCTTATGCGAACATTTAGGAGCAGATATAAATAAAGTGCGTAGAGGCATTGGAGCTGATAATCGTATTGGCTATAAATTTTTATATCCTGGCCCAGGTTATGGAGGCTCCTGCCTACCTAAAGATATTTCGGCATTACGCAAGCAAGCTGATCAAGTTAGCTATGACACACCGCTTATTGATGCAGTAGCCTATGTCAATGAACAGCAAAAACAGCTAATGGGATATAAAATTATTGAATATTTTGCTAAATATTCTGGCTTGGCTAATAAAACTATTGCTATTTTAGGATTATCTTTTAAGCCCGATACAGATGATATGCGAGAAGCTCCCTCCTTAGTCTTAATTCAACAATTATTGCAAGAACAAGCACACTTGCGCTTATTTGATCCCGTAGCTATGGAAAATGCTAAAAAAATCATCGCCCCTCATTCCGCTATCCTCTGGTGTAATGACGAAATAGAAGCCGCTAAGGGAGCAGATGCAATCGTGTTGATGACCGAATGGAAGCAGTTCCGCTTTTTGGATTTCGGCGCTCTCCTTAAACAGATGAAAGGCAGAGCTTTTTTTGATGGCCGCAATCAATATAATCCTTTAGAAGTAGTTAAGAAAGGATTGGATTACTTAAGTATAGGTCAAAAGCCGTATTACAGAGAAGAAGTGAAACATGCTTAAAAAGCTTTATTTATGAGACAGCGCATCGACAAGAAATTAAGCCAATGAATATGAAAAGCGTAGAACCCAACATCCCTGACTATTTTCACGATAGATGCAAAAGCATAGAAAAACGGCTTGCTGAACTAACTGCCGGAAAGAATAGGGCTTATTTCAATCTTTTAGAGGCTACTCGCTATTCTCTACTCGCTGGGGGCAAACGCATACGTCCTCTTCTTGTATTAGCTACTGCTACAGCTTTAGGAGGCTCAGAAGATTTAGCATTGGATCCAGCTTGTGCTTTGGAAATGATCCATACTTATTCTTTAATCCATGATGATCTACCCTGCATGGATAATGATGATTTTAGACGGGGTAAACCTTCGTTACATAAAGCTTTTACCGAAGGACATGCTGTTTTAACGGGTGATTATTTACTTACTTATGCTTTCGAGATCATTGCAAATGGAACCGGCCTTCAGGCTCATCAAAAAATAGAATTGGTAAATGTTATAGCCAAAAACGCCGGGGCCGAGGGAATGATTGGTGGGCAAATCATGGATATCGAGTCTCAAGAAAAGGCTATCGACCTTCATTTTCTACAAGAGGTTCATCGACGTAAAACAGGGGCTCTCATCACTGCCTGTATTGAATGTGGGGTTATCATAGCAAATGGCAGCCCAGCAGATCGGGAAATTTTAAAATCGTTTGGTCAAAAGATAGGCCTTGCTTTTCAAATCATTGATGATGTGTTAGATGTAACTTCTAACAAAAACTCAGACATAAAAAACCATAAAACTACCTACGCTACTTTATTGGGGCTCTCCAAAGCTCAAGCATTAGCCTTTGAATATGATCAGGCAGCTAGGGTGCTGCTGAAAAAGCTACCCTATGATACAGCCTTGCTCGTCTCTCTTGCAGATTTATTGGTTCATCGAAACTGCTGATAGATCATCGAGAAAAAAAGGTGCTAGGGTAAATAATTTGAATAAAAGAGCAACCTTTCCTAGCTCTAGTAGGCCAGCGATAAACTTAAGTCACTCAATCAACGATCAGAGAAAGATAAGAAGTTATATTTTTTGCCTCCTTTATTTTTTGTCACCCAGGTCTCTTAAGCATCTGATCTCTTCCCCTATTTAATAATGCCGTTTGAAAGACTCTCTCAATAAAACCAAAAAAGGAAGCGCCTTTCTGGCAGCTCCTTTCTTTTAAAAGAGATTCTTAGCAAGTACAAGTATATGATTGCTTAAAAAACTGCCTAACAGCGTATAATTGTCTAGCCGGATGCCAAGATTTTTTCAAAGGAATATACAAAAAGCGTTTAGGCCTTTTATAGGATTGTGCCATGAAAAGTGTCATTACCCCCAGAAATCGTAAAACTCTTACTTAAAGTGGGACGGAGGCAAAAAAAGTTTATTATTTTAAAAATGATTAATATCACCTAGCTTCATTTAAGTTTAAAAATTTTAACATTTTTTTAACATTACAAACAAATAGGCAAATGTTTATGAATAATTTTGCTATTTTTTTATTTGCCTAAAAATTACTTTGAATGCTATCTAAGAAGTCTAGTCGGTAGCATTACCTCTATACAGAAAATATTTGCATAAAGTTAAAAAATGGTTGGCAAGCAAAAAATTATGAATAATTCCCCTCAATGGATGCAAGAATCTACAGCTCTAAGATTCTCCCCTTCTCTGGGTTTAACGGTTAAACGTAATCCAACTAAGCGCTTGTTTGATATTATTTTTAGTCTTTGCGTGCTTATTATTACCTTTCCCGTATTGGCAATAGTCGCTATTTCTGTCTATTTTTCCTCGAAAGGTAAAATTATTTATGCTCAGGAGAGAATAGGCCGAGGTGGCAAACCTTTTCGCTGTTATAAATTT
The window above is part of the Neochlamydia sp. AcF84 genome. Proteins encoded here:
- a CDS encoding polyprenyl synthetase family protein yields the protein MKSVEPNIPDYFHDRCKSIEKRLAELTAGKNRAYFNLLEATRYSLLAGGKRIRPLLVLATATALGGSEDLALDPACALEMIHTYSLIHDDLPCMDNDDFRRGKPSLHKAFTEGHAVLTGDYLLTYAFEIIANGTGLQAHQKIELVNVIAKNAGAEGMIGGQIMDIESQEKAIDLHFLQEVHRRKTGALITACIECGVIIANGSPADREILKSFGQKIGLAFQIIDDVLDVTSNKNSDIKNHKTTYATLLGLSKAQALAFEYDQAARVLLKKLPYDTALLVSLADLLVHRNC
- a CDS encoding UDP-glucose/GDP-mannose dehydrogenase family protein; this translates as MELLIIGTGYVGLVSGTCLAEMGHHVTCLDINEKKIHQLKQGYIPIYEPGLEEMVKRNVKASRLKFSTSYAEALANSQVCFICVDTPHQENGEADLRFVHHVAAAIAEHMTDYRVIVNKSTVPVGTANFVSSVIAAGLQRRGLSIDFDVASNPEFLKEGCAIQDFMKPDRVIIGTDKATVAQIMQEIYSPFMLSHERLMIMDIASAEMTKYAANAMLATRISFMNELAGLCEHLGADINKVRRGIGADNRIGYKFLYPGPGYGGSCLPKDISALRKQADQVSYDTPLIDAVAYVNEQQKQLMGYKIIEYFAKYSGLANKTIAILGLSFKPDTDDMREAPSLVLIQQLLQEQAHLRLFDPVAMENAKKIIAPHSAILWCNDEIEAAKGADAIVLMTEWKQFRFLDFGALLKQMKGRAFFDGRNQYNPLEVVKKGLDYLSIGQKPYYREEVKHA